GGTAAAGCAATATCGTTGATAGCGACCACTTCTACGTTGGGATTGTGGTAGGCAATCCGCATGAAAGCCCGTCCGATTCTCCCAAATCCGTTAATTGCGACTCGTGCCATATATACGTTGCTCCTGCCAGCTACATGAGTACTTTTGCTCTATCTTCGTTAGTATATCGCTCGCTGCAACCACCCAACCCCCACATAAATACCGACAATCCCAAGCAGCATCAATCATAAAGAGTTCGATCGACGAAGCATTGACTTTAGGAAAGTTTTATCCCCAGCAAATGTAGCCAAAACCACAAAACAAATCCCCCGCTGCAACAGCGGAGGATAAACCAAAAGCGCCATCAGAAATGGCTTACGACCAAATGGGAATTCTCCCACAAATCGCCCCATTGGGGTGATTAGTTTTCAGAAATTTGGTCTCTTTCAATGTACAGAAATAGCAATCCCATACCAACAGCGGGAAGCAACCAACCCACAATGGGAATCATAATCCAAGGCAACCAGGAAGCTGCGTATTCTCCACTCATGTCAAATACTCCTTAATAAATTACGTACGCCATCAGGCTCAAAGCACAGGCCAAT
Above is a window of Geitlerinema sp. PCC 9228 DNA encoding:
- a CDS encoding photosystem I reaction center subunit VIII, which translates into the protein MSGEYAASWLPWIMIPIVGWLLPAVGMGLLFLYIERDQISEN